A DNA window from Maribellus comscasis contains the following coding sequences:
- a CDS encoding tetratricopeptide repeat protein, with amino-acid sequence MRFALKSYHYILILAIINAFTFYQASLNDWVNWDDHNYILNNYLIHGISFSGILDIFKTPQVMGNYHPVTLLSYALEYEFAGPNARVFHVTNIILHTINSVLVFVFIRRLLGNKEWAFFVALLFAIHPMHLESVAWISARKDLLFTMFMFSGLILYVKYMENKNWNTYLLIFVFFMLSLLSKGMAIVFPALLILTDYLKGNISKKNSFEKIPFFALAIIFLWIGVKAQRTDGAMLPVSESFTLNNLFFSNYGLLIYFVKFFVPYNISAFHPYPGLDHNVIPRYFYYSIILIPVLIYILVKSFKKMPVVFFGFSFFLISIAPVIQFFPFGKALYAERYTYVSYIGLFVVLVYVFSRVYSKISQKYVLFKSVVAQIGVFWLGILAYITFTSAQYWENSDTLWTNVIEKYPNHYFAYGNRANDEPDPQKAITDYTKCIDLNPGFYEAYNNRGLKYYQLRDFEKALQDFNKTLEINPKYVKANINLGMLYTNAGKNQEALQAFNRAIQSDSGNELAYFNRGALFLIMNDMNRALDDFNRAIEINQNVHQFYEERGRTYLILNKKRLAKKDFETALKLNPDSQKSKKFIEEFFD; translated from the coding sequence TTGAGGTTCGCTTTAAAATCATACCATTACATTCTTATCCTGGCGATTATCAATGCATTTACTTTTTATCAGGCAAGCTTAAATGATTGGGTAAACTGGGATGATCATAATTACATTCTAAACAATTACCTTATCCACGGAATTTCTTTTAGCGGGATTCTGGATATTTTTAAAACACCGCAGGTTATGGGAAATTATCACCCTGTTACGCTTCTTTCCTATGCCCTGGAATATGAATTTGCCGGTCCAAACGCCAGGGTATTTCACGTTACAAACATTATTTTGCATACCATAAATTCAGTTTTGGTATTTGTATTTATCAGAAGACTTTTAGGTAATAAAGAGTGGGCGTTTTTTGTAGCCCTTCTTTTTGCAATTCACCCAATGCACCTAGAATCTGTTGCCTGGATATCGGCCAGAAAAGATTTGCTTTTTACAATGTTTATGTTTTCGGGGTTGATTTTATATGTAAAGTACATGGAGAATAAAAACTGGAATACATACCTGTTGATTTTTGTATTTTTTATGTTGTCGTTACTTTCAAAAGGAATGGCTATTGTATTCCCCGCACTTCTAATCCTGACAGATTATCTTAAAGGAAACATTTCAAAAAAAAATAGTTTTGAGAAAATACCTTTTTTTGCATTAGCGATTATTTTTCTTTGGATAGGTGTAAAAGCCCAAAGAACAGATGGGGCTATGTTGCCTGTGTCAGAATCTTTTACTCTCAATAATCTATTTTTTAGCAATTACGGGCTGTTAATTTACTTTGTTAAATTCTTTGTTCCTTATAATATTTCAGCATTTCATCCCTATCCCGGGTTGGATCACAACGTTATCCCCCGTTATTTTTACTACTCAATTATACTTATCCCTGTTTTAATTTACATACTTGTAAAATCATTTAAAAAAATGCCGGTTGTATTTTTTGGATTCAGTTTTTTCCTTATATCCATAGCACCGGTAATTCAGTTTTTTCCTTTCGGAAAAGCACTTTATGCCGAAAGATATACTTATGTTTCCTATATTGGATTATTTGTTGTTTTAGTTTATGTATTCTCCCGGGTATACTCAAAAATCAGTCAAAAATATGTACTATTTAAATCGGTAGTGGCTCAAATTGGTGTATTCTGGCTCGGCATTCTGGCTTACATTACTTTCACTTCAGCCCAATACTGGGAAAATAGTGATACCCTGTGGACAAACGTAATCGAAAAATATCCCAATCATTATTTCGCATATGGAAACCGCGCTAATGATGAGCCTGATCCACAAAAAGCCATTACAGATTACACCAAATGCATTGATTTAAATCCAGGATTTTATGAAGCATACAATAATCGCGGTTTAAAATATTATCAACTTCGGGACTTCGAAAAAGCACTGCAGGATTTTAACAAAACACTGGAAATAAATCCGAAATATGTAAAAGCAAATATTAACCTGGGTATGTTGTATACAAACGCAGGAAAAAACCAGGAAGCCTTACAGGCATTCAACAGGGCAATACAATCCGATTCCGGAAATGAGCTTGCTTATTTTAATCGGGGTGCATTGTTTCTTATAATGAATGATATGAACAGAGCACTCGATGATTTTAACCGTGCCATTGAAATTAATCAAAATGTCCACCAGTTTTATGAAGAAAGGGGAAGAACATATTTAATTCTAAATAAAAAAAGACTTGCAAAAAAAGACTTCGAAACGGCCCTTAAGTTGAATCCTGATTCTCAAAAATCAAAAAAATTCATTGAAGAATTTTTTGACTAA
- a CDS encoding sulfatase: MKSILHLPTFLIISIFIFFSCQSNVEEKQKLNFLFILADDYGYHDLSVSGSQFYETPNIDRIATGGMIFTDGYATCQVCSPSRGSIISGKFPARHGITDWIGAATGENWRNAGRFNQLLPPEYEHQLALDYTTLPEAMKEAGYKTFFAGKWHLGSKGSWPEDHGFDINKGGWDVGSPKGGYFAPWENPNLSSGPNGENLSMRLAKETAQFIRENKDTSFFAYLSFYAVHGPIQTTQEKWAKYREKAEKLGLAETGYKMGHFLPIRQVQDNPVYAGLVEAMDDAVGEVLNALDELGLSENTVVIFTSDNGGVAAGDSYSTSNLPLRAGKGYQFEGGIREPYFIKVPGVGNGQKNNTPVTGTDFYPTILELAGAPLRPSEHNDGVSLVPLLKGETIPERPLIWHYPHYGNQGGEPSSIIRLGDWKLIHYYEDGHEELYNLKNDLEETTDLAAENQEKVKELSQKLFSYLDEVGARYPERDPEYDPQKEKEYLQKVMNERWPRLEKQRLEFLSEDYEPGNNWWGSKITRD; the protein is encoded by the coding sequence ATGAAATCAATATTACATCTTCCTACTTTTCTAATTATCTCAATTTTTATATTTTTTTCTTGTCAATCAAATGTTGAAGAAAAACAGAAACTTAATTTTTTATTTATTCTGGCAGATGATTATGGCTACCATGATTTAAGTGTTTCGGGAAGCCAATTTTATGAAACACCCAATATTGATCGTATTGCAACGGGAGGTATGATTTTTACCGATGGTTATGCAACCTGCCAGGTTTGCAGCCCGTCGCGGGGAAGTATTATATCAGGAAAATTCCCTGCGCGTCATGGAATTACCGATTGGATTGGAGCAGCAACAGGCGAGAATTGGCGCAATGCCGGTCGGTTTAATCAATTGTTACCACCGGAATACGAACACCAACTTGCTTTGGATTACACTACTTTGCCGGAAGCTATGAAAGAGGCAGGATATAAAACTTTTTTTGCCGGGAAATGGCATTTGGGCAGCAAAGGTTCATGGCCTGAAGATCATGGTTTTGATATTAACAAAGGAGGTTGGGATGTAGGAAGCCCCAAAGGTGGCTATTTTGCTCCCTGGGAAAATCCGAATTTATCCAGCGGACCCAATGGCGAAAATCTTTCAATGAGATTGGCCAAAGAAACTGCTCAGTTTATAAGAGAAAATAAAGACACAAGCTTTTTTGCTTACCTTTCATTTTATGCTGTACATGGCCCTATTCAGACGACACAGGAAAAATGGGCAAAATACCGTGAAAAAGCGGAGAAGCTTGGATTAGCAGAAACCGGCTATAAAATGGGGCATTTTTTGCCTATCCGTCAGGTGCAGGATAATCCGGTTTATGCAGGTTTGGTTGAAGCGATGGATGATGCTGTAGGCGAAGTGTTAAATGCACTGGACGAACTGGGTTTATCTGAAAATACAGTAGTTATTTTTACTTCAGATAATGGAGGAGTAGCTGCCGGCGATTCCTATTCCACATCAAATTTACCACTCCGAGCCGGAAAGGGTTATCAGTTTGAAGGTGGAATTCGCGAACCTTACTTTATAAAAGTTCCGGGAGTGGGAAACGGACAAAAAAACAATACGCCGGTTACCGGAACCGATTTTTATCCCACTATACTTGAACTGGCCGGAGCACCGTTAAGACCATCGGAACACAATGACGGGGTGAGCCTTGTGCCGCTTTTAAAAGGGGAGACTATTCCTGAGCGGCCACTTATCTGGCACTACCCGCATTACGGAAATCAGGGGGGAGAACCTTCTTCCATAATTCGATTGGGCGACTGGAAATTGATTCATTATTACGAGGATGGACATGAAGAATTGTACAACCTGAAAAATGACTTGGAAGAAACCACTGACCTGGCTGCAGAAAATCAGGAGAAAGTAAAAGAATTGAGTCAAAAATTATTTTCATATTTGGACGAGGTTGGCGCACGTTACCCGGAAAGAGATCCGGAATACGATCCCCAAAAAGAAAAAGAGTATCTTCAAAAAGTAATGAACGAACGTTGGCCGCGACTTGAGAAACAACGGCTTGAATTTCTTTCAGAGGACTATGAGCCCGGAAATAATTGGTGGGGAAGCAAAATAACAAGAGATTGA
- a CDS encoding tetratricopeptide repeat-containing sensor histidine kinase yields MKKNILIYILLTLFNIHLSFGDTNTLSTEQQIIDSLRTELNQKTGADKISVQLELALHILNKKSNDATELANSALVSASETGNRDMEMRAYYVLGRISFRDGDHALSEAYYNRALKISDAISENWYKGEIHFRKGVIEHQKGESLQALEHFNEAIQACRLSENYKIAGSSFSMMGTIFRLNGLYDRAIEYIIKSKLNYQKADFHEGYAWSAYLLGRVYADLKIPEQALEYFTEALDTYKTLAAIDGNKNGIAICYEQIGLINMEAGKLEEARRNINQVLNIHSESGSEYGLSNAYKNLGKIEYFSGDYEKAEEYLNKALVVKQKIEDLLSQPGIFEYIGLCKIGRENINEGIDNIKHALDLALRNSQKNIQLEIYSKLAETYLNLNDLEKALYYQKKQIDIQNSILSGGANIKIEQLQTIYELDEKTNQIADLEKQNEINTLKLKQQKTFQIMIITGLIFVLLISSIIFLFYRKLHLKNRELSKINTTKDRFFSIIAHDLKGSIGSSLALSQIIAEDNETRKQSSENNYSALIFQSLSGSYSLLNNLLEWARSQFQKIELNPKQLVLANVIEEVTKQFLPQISKKDISIDTRIEGPQQVFADEGILKTTFRNLLSNAIKFSNPNGKIFISAKPNNKFIEFSVQDFGVGIEPEIIPLLFDFDSNTSTPGTLGENGTGLGLILVKELVEKHKGKIWVESEIGKGSIFKFTLPRV; encoded by the coding sequence ATGAAAAAAAATATTTTGATTTACATTCTGTTAACTCTGTTTAATATACATCTTTCATTCGGAGACACAAATACCCTATCTACTGAGCAACAAATAATTGATAGTTTAAGAACAGAACTAAATCAAAAAACAGGGGCCGATAAAATCTCGGTTCAACTAGAATTAGCGCTTCATATTCTTAACAAAAAATCGAACGACGCAACCGAGTTGGCAAACTCAGCCCTGGTGTCAGCGAGCGAAACCGGAAACAGGGATATGGAAATGCGCGCATATTACGTTTTGGGAAGAATTTCTTTTAGAGATGGAGACCATGCTCTTTCAGAGGCCTATTACAACCGGGCTTTAAAAATATCCGACGCAATCAGTGAAAACTGGTATAAAGGCGAAATTCACTTCCGAAAGGGAGTTATCGAACACCAAAAAGGTGAGAGCCTGCAGGCACTTGAACATTTTAATGAAGCAATCCAAGCCTGTCGTTTATCGGAGAACTATAAAATTGCTGGTTCTTCATTCTCAATGATGGGAACCATTTTCAGGTTAAATGGCTTGTACGACAGAGCAATCGAGTATATCATAAAATCAAAACTGAATTACCAAAAGGCTGATTTTCATGAGGGTTATGCCTGGAGTGCGTATTTACTTGGACGGGTTTATGCCGATCTAAAAATCCCGGAACAAGCTCTGGAATATTTTACAGAAGCTTTAGATACATATAAAACTTTAGCAGCTATTGATGGGAATAAAAACGGTATTGCTATTTGCTACGAGCAAATTGGATTAATTAATATGGAGGCCGGGAAACTGGAAGAAGCCCGCAGGAACATAAACCAGGTATTAAACATTCACAGTGAAAGTGGTTCTGAATATGGCCTGTCGAATGCATACAAAAACCTTGGTAAAATTGAATACTTTTCCGGCGATTATGAAAAAGCTGAAGAATACCTAAACAAGGCCCTGGTTGTTAAACAAAAAATTGAAGATTTACTCAGCCAACCTGGTATTTTCGAATACATTGGTTTGTGTAAAATAGGGAGAGAAAACATAAACGAAGGAATTGATAATATAAAACACGCACTGGACTTAGCATTGCGAAACAGCCAGAAAAATATACAATTGGAAATATACTCAAAACTGGCTGAAACGTATTTAAATTTAAACGATCTGGAAAAAGCGCTTTATTATCAAAAGAAACAAATTGATATCCAGAATTCAATTCTTTCGGGAGGAGCCAATATAAAAATTGAACAGTTGCAGACCATTTACGAACTAGACGAAAAAACCAACCAAATAGCAGATCTGGAAAAACAGAACGAAATAAATACCTTGAAGCTCAAGCAGCAGAAGACGTTTCAAATTATGATTATAACAGGATTAATTTTCGTATTACTGATCTCATCAATTATATTTTTATTTTACAGAAAGCTACATCTTAAAAATCGTGAGTTGAGCAAAATCAATACGACAAAAGATCGGTTTTTTTCAATAATAGCACACGATTTAAAAGGCTCCATTGGTTCGTCGCTTGCATTAAGCCAAATAATTGCCGAGGACAATGAAACAAGAAAACAATCATCTGAAAATAACTATTCTGCACTTATATTTCAAAGCCTCAGCGGTTCCTATAGCCTGTTAAACAATTTGCTCGAATGGGCACGGTCACAATTTCAAAAAATTGAATTAAACCCTAAACAGTTGGTGCTAGCCAATGTAATTGAAGAAGTTACAAAACAGTTTTTGCCACAGATTTCAAAAAAGGATATTAGCATTGATACAAGAATTGAAGGCCCACAACAGGTATTTGCTGATGAAGGAATTTTAAAAACCACATTTCGCAACCTGTTGTCCAACGCCATAAAATTTTCGAATCCCAATGGCAAAATTTTTATTTCAGCAAAACCAAACAATAAATTTATTGAATTCTCAGTGCAGGATTTTGGTGTTGGAATTGAACCAGAAATAATTCCCCTTCTTTTTGATTTCGACTCAAATACAAGCACTCCAGGTACCCTCGGCGAAAACGGAACAGGCCTGGGACTAATTTTGGTTAAGGAACTTGTTGAAAAACACAAGGGAAAAATCTGGGTTGAAAGCGAAATAGGAAAAGGAAGCATATTCAAATTTACCCTACCCCGAGTTTAA